In Thermus islandicus DSM 21543, one DNA window encodes the following:
- a CDS encoding cellulose biosynthesis cyclic di-GMP-binding regulatory protein BcsB, with product MVELAWAAPVWQRYSLTLGALGYRNGAELTGAEGEATLFLPVNPGLEPEALELKLAFSPGLPQGYLEILSQGQPVFQAALPATSLRVPLKGVGVQNGLLTLRLRTRFPAQDLCAAQGLFRVQVLPESQLLLAGRPTPPETLAAFLPPYVERVVVYLPEPPPREAAQAVLWLAGFLARTYPGRVPELRLEAPPKAPLEPHPFVRHVVWQEGLGAKLEGFALYLGSLQEAARLFLAEPGLPKAPFPGEATEALSLKTPEELGPRVSLAALGYGPKRVEGFGVLTASYAFALADLGPKRRPVGLRLRAVHSPALPERGYAELLLNGVAFHAEPLEGTLLDLYAPVPAPLLERNNTLEVRFRYAPAEGQCTYGALPFTATLDPASYLVLEGGEALSGLDAFPQALLPKFWVYLEPLDRFKLGLAARLVQALQETTRTPLLPEIASAPDRAPLLAVGGPNLPQTLGAPLRTPGFRLVDSRGTPWLVVQPEGPYAALQAFSWKEGPVLLLSHTNASGEILAPFLQEALKEGWFALHGEIALRGPSGPLLTFSLSKSALRVQPLPETPGSLLARYRKEVYLALAALALLLLVALYPKVVRRGKA from the coding sequence TTGGTCGAGCTTGCCTGGGCCGCCCCGGTCTGGCAGCGGTACTCCCTTACCCTTGGGGCGCTCGGGTATAGGAACGGGGCAGAGCTTACCGGCGCCGAGGGCGAGGCCACCCTCTTCCTTCCCGTGAACCCCGGCCTCGAGCCCGAAGCTCTGGAGCTCAAGCTGGCCTTTTCCCCGGGGCTCCCCCAGGGCTACCTGGAGATCCTCTCGCAGGGCCAACCCGTTTTCCAGGCTGCCCTGCCCGCCACCTCCCTCCGCGTCCCCCTAAAGGGCGTGGGGGTGCAAAACGGCCTTTTGACCCTTCGGCTTCGCACCCGGTTCCCGGCTCAGGACCTTTGCGCCGCCCAAGGGCTCTTCCGCGTGCAGGTCCTTCCCGAAAGCCAACTCCTCCTCGCTGGCCGGCCCACGCCCCCCGAAACCCTGGCGGCCTTCCTTCCCCCCTATGTGGAGCGGGTGGTGGTCTACCTGCCCGAGCCCCCGCCCCGCGAAGCGGCCCAAGCCGTCCTTTGGCTCGCGGGTTTCCTGGCGCGGACCTACCCGGGGCGGGTGCCGGAACTCCGCCTCGAGGCGCCCCCCAAGGCCCCCCTTGAGCCCCATCCCTTCGTCCGCCACGTGGTCTGGCAGGAAGGCCTCGGCGCGAAACTCGAGGGTTTCGCCCTCTACCTGGGCAGCCTCCAGGAGGCCGCCCGCCTCTTCCTGGCCGAGCCCGGCCTCCCGAAGGCCCCCTTCCCCGGGGAGGCCACCGAGGCCCTCTCCCTTAAGACGCCCGAGGAGCTTGGACCCAGGGTGAGCCTGGCCGCGCTCGGCTACGGCCCCAAGCGGGTGGAGGGGTTCGGTGTGCTGACCGCCTCCTACGCCTTCGCCCTGGCCGACCTTGGACCGAAGCGTCGCCCCGTGGGCCTAAGGCTCCGGGCCGTCCACAGCCCCGCCCTTCCGGAAAGGGGCTATGCGGAGCTCCTCCTAAACGGGGTGGCCTTCCATGCCGAGCCCTTGGAAGGGACCCTTCTGGACCTCTACGCTCCCGTGCCCGCCCCCCTCCTGGAGCGCAACAACACCCTGGAGGTGCGCTTCCGCTACGCTCCCGCCGAGGGCCAGTGCACCTATGGCGCCCTGCCCTTTACCGCCACCCTGGACCCCGCCTCCTACCTGGTCCTCGAGGGGGGCGAAGCCCTTTCGGGACTGGACGCCTTCCCCCAGGCCCTGCTTCCCAAGTTCTGGGTTTACCTTGAACCTTTGGACCGCTTCAAGCTCGGGCTCGCCGCCCGCCTGGTCCAGGCCCTTCAGGAGACCACCCGAACCCCCCTCCTTCCCGAGATCGCCTCCGCCCCCGACCGTGCCCCCCTCCTGGCCGTGGGCGGACCCAATCTGCCCCAGACCCTGGGGGCGCCCCTCCGCACCCCCGGGTTCCGCCTTGTGGACAGCCGGGGCACCCCCTGGCTGGTGGTCCAGCCGGAAGGTCCCTACGCCGCCCTTCAGGCTTTTTCCTGGAAGGAGGGCCCCGTCCTCCTCCTCAGCCATACCAACGCCAGCGGGGAGATCTTGGCGCCCTTCCTGCAGGAGGCCCTCAAGGAAGGCTGGTTCGCCCTCCACGGGGAGATCGCCCTCCGCGGCCCCTCAGGGCCCCTCTTGACCTTTTCCCTTTCCAAAAGCGCCCTCCGGGTCCAACCCTTGCCCGAAACCCCGGGGAGCCTCCTCGCCCGGTACCGCAAGGAGGTCTACCTGGCCCTAGCCGCCCTCGCCCTCCTTTTGCTGGTGGCCCTTTACCCCAAGGTAGTGCGCCGTGGAAAGGCCTAA
- a CDS encoding glycosyltransferase family 2 protein — translation MERPKLGEFLVARGLLSEEQLSRALEIQQRSGERLGRILLALGYLRRKELYQALSELWGLPFVLLTEERPDPKLLRRWPLEEALRHRAIPLRVRQDGTLLVAVNDAPSPALKAALKAHLGEAHPLFLVTTDWDVDWAIREFYREGLLDRAVYALYYRSPEESAYTVFTPGQYLALAAGLLGTLLGLYLWPRETLILLNLLVNAFFFVGVAFKFGVSLAGALAERHAPVTEEEVRALKDEELPIYTILVPVYREANVVGLLMRNLAGLDYPKEKLEILVLVEEDDPETLEAAKAARPPANVQFVIIPNGQPKTKPKACNVGLLFARGEYLVIYDAEDQPEPDQLKKAVVAFRKGPEHRVCVQAALNYFNWNENFLTRMFTLEYSYWFDYLLPGLDRLGLPIPLGGTSNHFKTEKLRELGGWDPFNVTEDADLGIRAAMRGYTVGVVNSTTYEEANNHVGNWIRQRSRWIKGYMQTALVHSRKPLRLLRRVGLRQFLGFFLLIAGTPLTFLLSPLLWGLFLLWLVTGTRALEPYFPPFVLYLALFNLLLGNALAIYLNMLAAFKRRLYALAPFALLNPVYWTLHSVAAYKALVQLFTKPFYWEKTLHGLSKQEASHLEPAP, via the coding sequence GTGGAAAGGCCTAAACTCGGCGAGTTCCTGGTGGCCCGAGGCCTCCTCAGCGAGGAGCAGCTCTCCCGGGCCCTGGAGATCCAACAAAGAAGCGGGGAGAGGCTCGGCCGCATCCTTCTGGCCTTGGGCTACCTCCGGAGGAAGGAGCTCTACCAGGCCCTCTCCGAGCTGTGGGGCCTCCCCTTCGTTCTCCTCACCGAGGAGCGGCCCGACCCCAAGCTCCTGCGGCGCTGGCCCCTCGAGGAGGCCTTAAGGCACCGGGCCATCCCCCTGCGGGTTCGCCAAGACGGCACCCTCCTCGTGGCCGTAAACGACGCCCCCTCCCCTGCCCTAAAGGCCGCCCTTAAGGCCCACCTGGGCGAGGCGCACCCCCTCTTCCTGGTCACCACCGATTGGGACGTGGACTGGGCCATCCGGGAGTTCTACCGGGAGGGCCTTCTGGACCGGGCGGTCTACGCCCTCTACTACCGGAGCCCGGAGGAGTCGGCCTACACCGTCTTCACCCCGGGCCAGTACCTGGCCTTGGCCGCGGGCCTATTGGGAACGCTCCTCGGCCTCTACCTTTGGCCCAGGGAGACCCTGATCCTTCTGAACCTCCTGGTCAACGCCTTCTTCTTTGTGGGCGTGGCCTTCAAGTTCGGCGTGAGCCTCGCCGGGGCCCTGGCCGAGCGCCACGCCCCCGTGACCGAGGAAGAGGTCCGGGCCCTAAAGGACGAGGAGCTTCCCATCTACACCATCCTGGTCCCCGTGTACCGGGAGGCCAACGTGGTGGGCCTCCTGATGCGGAACCTGGCAGGGCTGGACTACCCCAAGGAGAAGCTGGAGATCCTGGTCCTGGTTGAGGAGGACGACCCGGAAACCCTCGAGGCGGCCAAGGCGGCCCGCCCTCCGGCCAATGTGCAGTTCGTGATCATCCCCAACGGCCAGCCCAAGACCAAGCCCAAGGCGTGCAATGTGGGCCTCCTCTTTGCCCGGGGGGAGTACCTGGTCATCTACGATGCGGAGGACCAGCCGGAGCCGGACCAGCTCAAAAAGGCGGTGGTGGCCTTCCGGAAAGGCCCGGAGCACAGGGTGTGTGTACAGGCTGCGCTGAACTACTTCAACTGGAACGAGAACTTCCTCACCCGGATGTTCACCCTGGAGTACTCCTACTGGTTTGACTACCTCCTCCCGGGCCTGGACCGCCTCGGCCTCCCCATCCCCCTCGGGGGGACCAGCAACCACTTCAAAACGGAAAAGCTCCGCGAGCTTGGCGGCTGGGACCCCTTTAACGTGACCGAGGACGCCGATCTCGGCATCCGGGCGGCCATGCGGGGCTACACCGTGGGCGTGGTGAACTCCACCACCTACGAGGAGGCCAACAACCACGTGGGCAACTGGATCCGCCAGCGCTCCCGCTGGATCAAAGGGTACATGCAGACCGCCCTGGTCCACAGCCGTAAGCCCCTCAGGCTCCTGAGGCGGGTGGGCCTGCGCCAGTTCCTAGGCTTTTTCCTCCTCATCGCCGGAACCCCCCTCACCTTCCTCCTTTCCCCCCTCCTTTGGGGGCTTTTCCTCCTTTGGCTGGTCACGGGAACTCGGGCCCTGGAACCCTACTTTCCCCCCTTCGTCCTCTACCTTGCCCTGTTTAACCTCCTCCTGGGGAACGCCTTGGCCATCTACCTCAACATGCTGGCGGCGTTTAAGCGCAGGCTCTACGCCCTGGCGCCCTTCGCCCTCCTCAACCCTGTCTACTGGACCCTCCACAGCGTGGCCGCCTACAAGGCCCTGGTCCAGCTCTTCACCAAGCCCTTCTACTGGGAGAAAACCCTCCATGGCCTCAGCAAGCAGGAAGCGTCCCACCTGGAGCCCGCCCCTTGA
- a CDS encoding RNA-guided endonuclease InsQ/TnpB family protein, giving the protein KYDGLCIEDLNLKGMAKTKLSLSVLDAALGEFRRQLEYKSLWYRKHLVVIDRYFPSSKLCRECGAINQNLALSDRVWACGCGAVHERDLNAAQNIRAEGIRKIPVAVGHTETQNAWGEGVRPTYRRLSSSNQESHRL; this is encoded by the coding sequence AAGTACGATGGGCTGTGCATCGAGGACTTGAACCTGAAGGGGATGGCGAAAACCAAGCTTTCCCTTTCGGTTCTGGATGCGGCCCTAGGTGAGTTTAGGCGGCAGTTGGAGTACAAGAGCCTCTGGTACAGGAAGCACCTGGTGGTGATTGACCGCTACTTCCCCAGCAGCAAGCTCTGTAGAGAGTGCGGAGCCATCAACCAAAACCTTGCCCTCTCAGACAGGGTTTGGGCCTGCGGGTGTGGGGCGGTGCACGAACGAGACCTGAACGCGGCCCAAAACATCCGGGCTGAAGGAATCCGCAAGATTCCCGTCGCCGTGGGGCACACGGAGACGCAAAACGCTTGGGGAGAGGGCGTAAGACCTACATATCGTAGGCTGTCCTCGTCGAACCAAGAATCCCACCGGCTTTAG